CTAGTTTCTTTTTCTAGTCAAAAGATCAAAGGCTCAATGTTGCATATTAAAGATTGGAAAAGACAAAAAAGTATATGAGTAGTCTCAATCAGGGAGTACATTACAACAGTAAAAGTAATAATAAAGACTCAAATGTTGAAGAAATCATTCATTAATAATTGATATGATCATGAGTAACTTCTATTAAATTTTAAAGTTCTTGTTTCTGGAAGATAAATCGAAACATACAAAAATAGAACATggcttttgttttatttttactgCTCATTGGGATAAAATCATATTTGCAACTTAATATTTCCCATGACTTCTAAAAAAGAAAAACTTTATGAGAGTTTCTTTAAACTATTGAACATAATCTTCTTCTCAAAGAGATTTATGTAATAAAAAGTGATTTTGCAAACAGCTCATAGGTGCCAAATGGATTTTGATTGtagcatatatatataacagACATATTGTTCAATAGAAGAAGATTAACAAGAAAAATGGACAGGTCAAAAAGGACATGATCACAGTTGAATTTCAAACAAAGGAGAGTAGAGTCAAATTTCACTTTCTATTCACAAATTTCTTAGTAATCAAACAATTCTCTCTTTTCTAAGAGGAGAAAAAGTATACGGTGTACAAAATTGTTTCTGCTAACACTTGTTAGTTAGTGCTACACATACAATCACTTCAATTGAGAAGTTATGTCAATGAAGACATCTTCTCTGCAGGGAATTGTGAGTCCCCCCATTGGATGATCATATCCAAATTCTTCTTCTGCCATACTTAACAATTCTTGAAATGCAGTCTTGTTCAAGTATGAAAGAGGTACTACATAGCGCTTCTTTTTCTCCTCTCCAACATAGACAGCAAAGTAGCCTTTTGGAATGGTTGTAGACTTTGAAGCTGCTTCTTTAATGCCAGAAAGTGATCTTCGAAAAGCCTTCTTACCATGAACAAAACCAGGCAATCCAAAAGCCATGTTACCAATTTCTTTTTGTTGTTACTTTAGAGAAAGTCTAGAGTTTTTCAGACCAAAAAAGTTGCTAGTAGAGAATGAGAGTACTTGATGATTTAGATCTATGATAATATGCCTATATATATAGATGAATAGATTTCTTGCAAAATTGTCTAACTCAAAACTAGTGGTTGTGAAGCCAATTGGTTTCGCTTTGTAATTTGCATTAGGCACAAACACTTGAAAGTTCACATGACTCTGTCTTCTAACTCATTAATGGAAACTTTGTTCTTACTGACACATATATATGTGATTTGTCTAACCCTGACCAAGTAAAATACCAACAAGGGGAGCCCACTTGGAACAAAATAGTTGCAGCAAAATGGAAACCATTTTTGGAACATAGCCAATCTCAACAGAAAATTTGCTTGAGATATAACActtttctattatatatattggtAAGGAAGACAATATCATGTGATTGATTAAGCAGCCTCTCCTACTCACTAGACCCCATTCCATCAAAGGCCTTCTTAGTCTACACCATTCGATTCATTCAATTGTAAACTATACATACATACTTCTTAAATATCAGAGATTTTTCTCATTAGCTTTCCAAATTCTCCAAATAAAAAATCTTTGATCTTGTGCCCATATGGGATTTTTTTGGGGGGGCCAAGAGTACTCATTGCTAGGAATACTATTCAAGGTTCATTTGCAACTACAAACCAAGTAGAAAATATCTCAAATGGGTACTGTTTCGGTCAAAATCTTCCTCCCAAATCTTTTCTCTGAATTTCACGCAGTTAAGAATCTGAGCTCattcctttgttgatgaagattgCCAATAACTTACACATTCCATTGGCAAGGCCAATGGCATACATGTGTTCTTCAATGGAATGAGTAGAGAAAACATAAGTGGTGTACCTGCAAAAGATACTTCGATGCTTAAGTCAGCACAATGCTCTCTTACTCAATCCTCAATCTATGCAATCACATTGAGCTCAGAGCTCATTTTCTCTTCTTAAGTCAGCACTAACTTTCTTCCTCCCATTTTCTCTTCTTCAAAATATGAGCTCAGATGCTCATTGGTTTATTCAATCACAATGACCT
The Humulus lupulus chromosome 6, drHumLupu1.1, whole genome shotgun sequence DNA segment above includes these coding regions:
- the LOC133783894 gene encoding auxin-responsive protein SAUR21-like: MAFGLPGFVHGKKAFRRSLSGIKEAASKSTTIPKGYFAVYVGEEKKKRYVVPLSYLNKTAFQELLSMAEEEFGYDHPMGGLTIPCREDVFIDITSQLK